Proteins from a single region of Rhodovibrio salinarum DSM 9154:
- the bmt gene encoding betaine--homocysteine S-methyltransferase — protein MTDKLTRFLDQRGTLLVDGATGTNLFALGLQTGDSPELWNADHPERVKQHYRSFVDAGSDIILTNSFGGTSRRLMLHGGQERVRELNRRAAELAHEVVAESGREVVVAGSMGPTGDIFQPLGALAYEDGVAAFAEQARGLAEGGADVLWIETISSVDELKAAVEGASVAGLPITTTLSFDTNGRTMMGVTPDQLSSLVQTFDPKPVAYGANCGVGASELIVALKNMGEVAAGRDVLIAKSNCGIPEWSGDQIVYSGTPELMADYTRLAIDCGARIIGGCCGTTPEHIRAMRQAMDTHTRRAAPSVDTIVAQLGEISTGAQDQAQRGPLGELPESEAASVSGKRRRGRRRASSDAPNF, from the coding sequence ATGACCGATAAGCTCACCCGTTTCCTGGATCAGCGCGGGACCTTGCTGGTCGATGGCGCCACGGGCACCAACCTGTTCGCGCTCGGCTTGCAGACCGGCGATTCGCCGGAGCTGTGGAACGCCGATCATCCGGAGCGGGTTAAGCAGCATTATCGCAGCTTTGTCGACGCCGGGTCGGACATCATCCTGACCAACAGCTTCGGGGGCACCTCGCGCCGGCTGATGCTGCACGGCGGCCAGGAGCGGGTGCGCGAGTTGAACCGGCGCGCCGCCGAGCTGGCGCACGAAGTCGTCGCCGAAAGCGGTCGGGAGGTCGTGGTCGCTGGTTCGATGGGCCCGACCGGCGACATCTTCCAGCCGCTCGGCGCGCTCGCCTACGAGGACGGCGTGGCGGCCTTTGCCGAGCAGGCGCGCGGTCTGGCCGAGGGTGGCGCGGACGTGCTGTGGATCGAGACGATTTCCAGCGTCGACGAGTTGAAGGCCGCCGTCGAAGGAGCGTCGGTCGCCGGCCTGCCGATCACCACCACGCTGTCGTTCGACACCAATGGCCGGACGATGATGGGGGTGACGCCCGACCAACTGTCGTCCCTGGTGCAGACGTTCGATCCCAAGCCGGTTGCCTATGGCGCCAACTGCGGTGTCGGGGCCAGCGAATTGATCGTGGCGTTGAAGAACATGGGCGAGGTTGCGGCCGGCCGCGACGTGCTGATCGCCAAGTCGAACTGCGGTATCCCGGAATGGTCGGGGGATCAGATCGTTTACTCCGGCACGCCGGAGCTGATGGCGGATTACACCCGCCTGGCGATTGATTGTGGCGCGCGGATCATCGGTGGCTGTTGCGGCACCACGCCGGAGCATATCCGCGCGATGCGCCAGGCGATGGACACCCACACCCGGCGCGCGGCGCCGTCGGTCGACACGATTGTCGCCCAGTTGGGCGAGATTTCGACCGGCGCCCAGGATCAGGCGCAGCGCGGCCCGCTTGGCGAATTGCCGGAGAGCGAGGCCGCGTCGGTCAGCGGCAAGCGTCGTCGCGGCCGCCGACGCGCGTCGAGCGACGCGCCGAACTTCTAG
- a CDS encoding chemotaxis protein CheW, translating to MAKKTDTKARGKGQNQGKGKDGPVAQSAAAQAARGGDATDYVTFVIAGQLFGIPVLKVQDVLAACEVTRIPLAPPEIAGALNLRGRIVTALDVRLRLGLPAAKAADDRMSIVVEQSGELYSLLVDEVGEVLSLDPAGFQRNPPTLDSRFREYSNGIFRLKERLLVVLDVDGLLDYEAATKAA from the coding sequence ATGGCGAAAAAGACCGATACCAAGGCCCGTGGTAAGGGCCAGAACCAAGGCAAGGGCAAGGACGGCCCGGTCGCCCAGAGTGCAGCTGCTCAGGCGGCACGTGGTGGCGATGCGACCGACTACGTCACTTTCGTGATCGCCGGCCAACTGTTCGGCATCCCGGTGTTGAAGGTGCAGGATGTGCTCGCGGCCTGCGAGGTGACGCGCATCCCGCTTGCACCGCCGGAGATTGCCGGCGCGCTCAACTTGCGCGGGCGCATTGTGACCGCGCTCGATGTGCGCTTGCGTCTCGGCCTGCCGGCCGCCAAGGCAGCCGATGATCGGATGTCGATCGTGGTCGAGCAGTCGGGCGAGTTGTACAGCCTCTTGGTCGACGAGGTGGGGGAAGTGCTCTCCCTCGACCCTGCCGGTTTCCAGCGCAATCCCCCGACATTGGACAGCCGCTTCCGCGAGTATTCCAACGGCATCTTCCGACTGAAGGAGCGTTTGCTGGTGGTGCTCGACGTGGACGGACTGCTTGACTACGAGGCCGCGACCAAGGCGGCCTAA
- a CDS encoding protein-glutamate methylesterase/protein-glutamine glutaminase, protein MTPPFTAGARGGDGGPFRIMVVDDSAVVRGLVSRFLQEDAELEVVASCANGQRAVDELKRTPVDVIVLDIEMPVMDGMTALPKLLETQPGVQVVMASTLTRSNADVSLKAMAAGAADYIAKPSSTGGLHGTGTYQQELRSKVKALAQQHRRNRGGKSVAPVRPRSLGGSAPTPSAASTPASSGTRASAAAARPAPAPAGDGSIKLRPMPTVRPEVLAIGSSTGGPQALFKFLGGLGRITQPVLITQHMPATFTALLADHIGRQTKLTCSEGKDGDPLVGGHVYIAPGGKHMTVERDAGGKTKIKLADGPPENFCKPSVDPMLRSLAPIYGSKLLTVILTGMGSDGLKGSEVAVQAGGHVLAQDEATSVVWGMPRAVAKAGLCSAVLPLPELAAAVQKLIVRNAA, encoded by the coding sequence ATGACCCCACCTTTTACGGCCGGCGCCCGGGGAGGCGACGGCGGTCCGTTTCGGATCATGGTGGTCGACGATTCGGCTGTGGTTCGCGGACTGGTCAGCCGCTTTTTGCAAGAGGATGCGGAGCTTGAAGTTGTCGCATCCTGTGCCAATGGACAGCGCGCGGTCGACGAACTGAAGCGCACGCCGGTCGATGTCATCGTTCTCGACATCGAGATGCCGGTGATGGACGGCATGACGGCGCTGCCCAAGCTGTTAGAAACGCAGCCAGGCGTGCAGGTCGTCATGGCCTCGACGCTGACGCGATCCAACGCGGATGTGTCGCTGAAGGCGATGGCGGCCGGCGCAGCCGATTATATCGCCAAACCGTCATCGACCGGCGGGCTGCATGGGACCGGCACCTATCAGCAGGAGCTGCGCAGCAAGGTCAAGGCGCTGGCGCAGCAGCACCGGCGCAACCGCGGCGGCAAGTCGGTTGCGCCCGTACGACCACGGTCGCTGGGCGGAAGCGCGCCGACGCCGTCCGCAGCCTCGACCCCGGCGTCGAGTGGCACGCGGGCGTCGGCGGCCGCGGCGCGACCGGCGCCGGCGCCTGCTGGCGATGGGTCGATCAAACTGCGTCCGATGCCAACCGTCAGGCCGGAGGTGCTGGCGATCGGATCGTCCACCGGCGGGCCGCAGGCGCTGTTCAAGTTCTTGGGCGGACTCGGGCGGATCACTCAGCCGGTGCTGATCACCCAGCACATGCCGGCCACGTTCACCGCATTGCTGGCCGATCACATCGGCCGGCAAACCAAGCTGACCTGTTCGGAGGGTAAGGACGGCGATCCGTTGGTGGGCGGGCACGTCTACATCGCTCCGGGCGGTAAACACATGACCGTCGAGAGGGACGCCGGCGGCAAGACCAAGATCAAACTGGCGGACGGGCCGCCGGAAAACTTCTGCAAACCGTCGGTCGACCCGATGCTGCGCAGCCTTGCCCCGATCTACGGGAGCAAGTTGTTGACCGTGATCCTAACCGGGATGGGCAGTGACGGGCTGAAGGGTTCCGAGGTGGCGGTGCAGGCGGGCGGGCACGTGCTCGCCCAAGATGAGGCGACTTCGGTCGTTTGGGGAATGCCGCGTGCTGTGGCAAAGGCGGGACTTTGTTCGGCTGTGTTGCCGCTCCCAGAGCTGGCAGCTGCGGTCCAGAAATTGATCGTGAGGAATGCGGCATGA
- a CDS encoding response regulator, which translates to MKCCLIVDDSKVVRMVARKILEALQFETVEAGDGQQALEACEKAMPDAILLDWNMPVMNGIDFLRQLRQHAGGEQPVVIFCTTENDMAHIQEALGAGANEYIMKPFDSDIVESKFTQVGLL; encoded by the coding sequence ATGAAGTGCTGTCTAATCGTCGATGATTCCAAGGTCGTGCGCATGGTCGCACGCAAGATCCTCGAGGCGCTTCAGTTCGAGACGGTCGAGGCCGGCGATGGCCAGCAGGCGTTGGAAGCCTGCGAGAAGGCGATGCCGGATGCGATCCTGTTGGACTGGAACATGCCCGTGATGAACGGCATCGACTTCCTGCGCCAACTGCGTCAGCACGCCGGCGGCGAACAGCCGGTGGTCATCTTCTGCACGACTGAGAATGATATGGCGCACATCCAGGAAGCCTTGGGCGCTGGCGCGAACGAATACATCATGAAGCCGTTCGACAGCGATATCGTGGAATCGAAGTTCACGCAGGTGGGGCTGCTGTAA
- a CDS encoding chemotaxis protein CheW codes for MDDLLGEFLTETNEGLQVLDTELVKLEQDPSPELLDNIFRVMHTIKGTCGFLGLPRLEAVAHSGETVLGKIRDGELVVTASRVSLILECLDRIREILSALEETESEPEGDDSALIAKLDAVSEMADYPDAPVPEDSGDQGSGEGAATSEPETQSEPVDELEEIFRNAPGPEDLPESAQLKDTGPPAADASADQAETPAPEAAQDTASEQPAAKAEASKAESKSEAPAAKKADKPAGKPPEREAPRESQVASQSIRVSVDLLENLMTTVSELVLNRNQLLQILRSQQESEFSAPLQRLNHVVSELQEGVMKTRMQPIGNAWSKLPRIVRDLAQELDKKIELKMKGEDTELDRQVLELIKDPLTHMVRNSADHGIETTVDRAKSGKAEVGTIALNAYHEGGHIIIEIGDDGRGLNVDKIKAKALKNQITTEAEVAQLTEQQIQQFIFKPGFSTADAVTAVSGRGVGMDVVRTNIEKIGGTIELSSKEGMGSKFTVKIPLTLAIVSALIVECTGERFAIPQLSVLELVRAKGGSENQIERIKDTPVLRLRDRLLPLVNLRELLKLQGHGNNAGGENPAERTEADTDGFIVVAQVGTYSFGIIVDRVFDTEEIVVKPVARILRDIPLFSGNTILGDGRVVMILDPNGIASASGELTLVEGDDALEDTRKQRSDSEEEVSMLVFNAAGKSPKAVPLALVARLEEIPTDTIEDSNGQRVVQYRGQLMPLITMPGGEIAESGNQPVLVFTDRDRSMGLVVDEIVDIVEERMHIELHGERPGYLGSAVIAGKATDIVDAGYFLTQAFSDWFEAESVRDAREGNGKRVLLVDDSPFFRNLLAPLLDVAGYDVTTADCADTALEMCNSGHEFDVIVSDIEMPGMNGYEFAATLREQGKWADTPLVALSSHAAPSDLERGRQAGFRDYVAKFDRETLLDSLNQTLGQDQEPLRGAA; via the coding sequence ATGGACGATCTCTTAGGTGAATTCCTGACCGAGACCAATGAGGGTCTGCAGGTTCTGGACACCGAGCTGGTCAAGCTCGAGCAAGATCCCTCGCCAGAGCTGCTGGATAACATTTTCCGTGTGATGCACACGATCAAGGGAACCTGCGGGTTCCTGGGCCTACCGCGTCTGGAGGCCGTGGCGCACTCGGGCGAGACGGTGCTCGGTAAGATTCGCGATGGCGAGCTGGTCGTCACTGCTTCCCGCGTTTCGCTGATCCTGGAGTGCCTGGACCGCATCCGCGAGATCCTAAGCGCGCTGGAAGAGACCGAATCGGAGCCGGAAGGCGACGACAGTGCGCTGATCGCCAAGCTGGATGCCGTTTCGGAGATGGCCGACTATCCCGATGCGCCGGTGCCCGAGGACTCGGGCGATCAGGGTTCGGGGGAAGGTGCCGCTACGTCGGAGCCGGAGACGCAGTCGGAGCCGGTCGACGAGCTGGAGGAGATCTTCCGTAACGCTCCGGGCCCCGAGGATCTGCCGGAGAGCGCCCAGCTGAAGGACACCGGGCCGCCAGCGGCTGACGCTTCGGCCGATCAGGCCGAGACGCCCGCCCCTGAGGCTGCTCAGGACACCGCTTCGGAACAGCCGGCTGCCAAGGCCGAGGCGTCTAAGGCGGAGAGCAAGTCCGAGGCCCCAGCGGCCAAGAAGGCGGACAAGCCCGCCGGCAAGCCCCCCGAGCGTGAGGCGCCGCGCGAGTCGCAGGTCGCCAGCCAGTCGATCCGCGTGTCGGTCGATTTGCTGGAAAACCTGATGACCACTGTCTCGGAGCTGGTGCTGAACCGCAACCAGCTACTGCAGATCCTGCGCAGCCAGCAGGAGAGCGAGTTCTCCGCGCCGCTGCAGCGCCTGAACCACGTTGTCTCGGAGCTGCAGGAAGGCGTCATGAAGACGCGCATGCAGCCGATCGGCAATGCCTGGTCGAAGCTGCCGCGGATCGTGCGTGACCTGGCCCAGGAGCTCGACAAGAAGATCGAGCTCAAGATGAAGGGCGAGGATACCGAGCTCGACCGTCAGGTGCTCGAGCTGATCAAGGACCCGCTGACCCACATGGTCCGCAACTCCGCGGACCACGGTATCGAGACGACGGTCGACCGCGCCAAGAGCGGCAAGGCCGAGGTCGGCACGATCGCGCTCAACGCCTACCATGAGGGCGGCCACATCATCATCGAGATCGGTGATGACGGCCGTGGCCTGAACGTCGACAAGATCAAGGCCAAGGCGCTCAAGAACCAGATCACCACCGAGGCCGAGGTCGCGCAGCTCACTGAGCAGCAGATCCAGCAGTTCATCTTCAAGCCGGGCTTCTCGACCGCCGATGCGGTGACAGCCGTCTCCGGCCGCGGCGTCGGCATGGACGTGGTGCGCACCAACATCGAGAAGATCGGTGGCACGATCGAGCTGTCCTCAAAGGAGGGCATGGGCTCCAAGTTCACGGTGAAGATCCCGCTGACGCTGGCGATCGTCTCCGCGTTGATCGTGGAGTGCACGGGTGAACGCTTCGCGATCCCGCAGCTGTCGGTGCTGGAGCTGGTGCGCGCCAAGGGCGGCAGCGAGAACCAGATCGAGCGGATCAAGGACACGCCGGTGCTGCGCTTGCGCGACCGGCTGCTGCCGCTTGTCAATCTGCGCGAGCTTCTGAAGCTACAGGGCCACGGCAACAACGCTGGCGGCGAAAATCCGGCCGAGCGGACGGAAGCGGACACCGACGGCTTCATCGTGGTGGCCCAGGTCGGGACATATTCCTTCGGCATCATCGTCGACCGCGTTTTCGACACCGAAGAGATCGTGGTCAAGCCGGTCGCGCGGATCCTGCGGGATATCCCGCTGTTCTCCGGCAACACCATTCTGGGCGATGGCCGGGTGGTGATGATCCTGGACCCGAACGGCATCGCTTCCGCGTCCGGCGAACTGACGCTGGTGGAAGGCGACGATGCGCTGGAGGACACCCGCAAGCAGCGCAGCGACAGCGAGGAAGAAGTGTCCATGCTGGTGTTCAACGCCGCCGGCAAGTCGCCCAAGGCGGTGCCATTGGCCCTGGTCGCACGGCTCGAAGAGATCCCGACCGACACGATCGAGGACTCCAATGGTCAGCGGGTGGTGCAGTACCGCGGTCAGCTGATGCCGCTGATCACCATGCCCGGCGGTGAGATTGCGGAAAGCGGCAACCAGCCGGTCCTGGTGTTCACCGACCGCGACCGTTCGATGGGTCTGGTGGTCGACGAGATCGTCGACATCGTCGAGGAGCGGATGCACATCGAGTTGCACGGGGAGCGGCCGGGTTACCTTGGCAGTGCGGTGATCGCGGGCAAGGCGACCGATATCGTCGACGCCGGTTACTTCCTGACCCAGGCGTTCAGCGACTGGTTCGAGGCGGAGAGCGTGCGCGATGCCCGCGAGGGCAACGGCAAGCGGGTCCTGCTGGTCGACGACAGCCCGTTCTTCCGCAATCTGCTGGCGCCGCTGCTCGACGTCGCAGGCTACGACGTCACCACGGCCGACTGCGCGGACACGGCGTTGGAGATGTGCAACAGCGGTCACGAGTTCGACGTCATCGTCTCCGACATCGAGATGCCGGGTATGAACGGCTACGAGTTCGCCGCCACGCTGCGCGAGCAGGGCAAGTGGGCGGATACGCCACTGGTCGCCCTGTCTTCGCACGCCGCGCCGAGCGACCTGGAGCGCGGCCGCCAGGCCGGCTTCCGCGACTATGTCGCCAAGTTCGATCGCGAGACTCTCCTCGACTCGCTGAACCAGACGCTTGGCCAAGACCAAGAGCCTCTGCGCGGCGCGGCATAA
- a CDS encoding ABC transporter permease: MTDTPYTGSGARRHAPGDSANAHAHGGYATQGETAVAEIGATPGQPVATAGAQTRPVWYFARRPGPLAWLAVLIALVLAIPIITVAASLIGGPDSDVWGHLAATVLPRYIQNTIWLVVGVGLTVPTIGAGTAWLVTMCRFPGRRIFEWALILPLAVPAYVMAYTYTDFLQFTGPVQTALREVMGWGPRGYWFPEIRSLPGAIGMLSFVLYPYVYLLARASFLEQSVCALEVSRTLGCGRWSSFFRVALPLARPSIIAGTSLALMETLADFGTVSYFGVQTFTTGIVRAWASFGDRVAASQLAAVLLGFVFVVLLVERTSRGRARYHHSSVTYRNLPGYELAGLKAVGAWLACALPILIGFLLPGTILLKMSIARGDDQFGARFLELAFNSFSLAGVTALIAVVLATVMTYSVRLQPNRAVYLANRVASMGYAIPGTVIAIGVLIPFANLDNALDLWMRQTFGISTGLLLTGSMAALVFAYLVRFLAVSLNTMEASLGRIRPTMDDAARTLGHGPFSTLIRVHAPMMWASMLTAGLVVFVDVMKELPATLVMRPFNFDTLAVQAYNLAADERLTEASTAALAIVAVGILPVILLSKTIAKSRPGE, encoded by the coding sequence ATGACCGACACCCCCTACACCGGCAGCGGTGCCCGACGTCACGCCCCTGGCGACAGCGCCAACGCGCACGCCCATGGCGGGTACGCGACGCAAGGCGAAACGGCGGTCGCCGAAATCGGCGCCACCCCAGGCCAGCCGGTGGCCACAGCGGGCGCACAGACGCGCCCGGTCTGGTATTTCGCGCGCCGGCCCGGACCGCTGGCTTGGCTCGCAGTGCTGATCGCCCTCGTACTGGCAATCCCCATCATCACGGTTGCCGCCAGTTTGATCGGCGGGCCGGATTCGGATGTCTGGGGCCACCTCGCGGCCACAGTGCTACCGCGCTACATCCAGAACACGATCTGGCTGGTCGTGGGCGTGGGCTTAACCGTGCCGACGATCGGGGCCGGCACGGCGTGGCTGGTCACGATGTGCCGTTTTCCCGGTCGGCGAATCTTCGAATGGGCCCTGATCCTGCCGCTCGCGGTGCCGGCCTATGTCATGGCCTATACCTATACGGATTTTCTGCAGTTCACCGGACCGGTACAGACAGCGCTGCGCGAGGTTATGGGCTGGGGACCGCGCGGATACTGGTTCCCGGAAATTCGCTCCCTGCCCGGCGCGATCGGCATGCTGTCGTTCGTGCTCTATCCGTACGTCTATCTCCTGGCGCGCGCCAGCTTCCTGGAGCAGTCGGTCTGCGCGCTGGAGGTCAGCCGCACGCTTGGCTGTGGGCGCTGGAGTTCGTTCTTCCGCGTGGCACTGCCGCTTGCCAGACCGTCGATCATCGCGGGCACATCACTGGCGCTGATGGAGACGCTGGCCGACTTCGGCACCGTCTCCTACTTTGGCGTTCAGACCTTCACCACTGGGATCGTGCGTGCCTGGGCCTCGTTCGGCGACCGGGTGGCGGCCAGCCAGCTCGCCGCCGTGCTGCTGGGCTTCGTATTCGTCGTCCTGTTGGTCGAACGCACCAGCCGCGGCCGGGCGCGCTATCACCACAGCAGCGTCACCTACCGGAATCTCCCGGGCTACGAACTCGCCGGGCTGAAGGCTGTCGGCGCTTGGCTGGCGTGCGCCCTGCCGATCCTGATCGGTTTCCTGCTGCCGGGCACGATCCTACTCAAGATGTCGATCGCCCGCGGCGACGATCAGTTCGGGGCGCGCTTTCTGGAACTGGCATTCAACTCCTTCTCGCTGGCCGGCGTAACCGCGCTGATTGCGGTCGTGCTGGCGACGGTCATGACCTATTCGGTGCGCCTGCAACCGAACCGGGCGGTCTACCTCGCCAACCGGGTCGCCTCGATGGGCTACGCGATCCCCGGCACGGTGATCGCGATCGGCGTCCTGATCCCGTTCGCCAACCTCGACAACGCGCTGGACCTGTGGATGCGCCAGACCTTCGGCATCTCCACCGGTCTGCTGCTAACGGGCTCGATGGCCGCGCTGGTGTTCGCCTACCTGGTGCGCTTCCTGGCGGTCAGTCTGAACACGATGGAAGCCAGCCTGGGCCGGATCCGTCCGACCATGGACGATGCCGCGCGCACGCTGGGCCATGGCCCTTTCTCAACCCTGATCCGGGTGCACGCGCCGATGATGTGGGCGTCGATGCTGACGGCCGGGTTGGTGGTGTTCGTCGACGTGATGAAGGAATTGCCGGCCACGCTGGTGATGCGCCCGTTCAACTTCGACACGCTCGCGGTCCAGGCCTACAACCTCGCCGCCGACGAACGCCTGACGGAGGCCTCGACCGCCGCGCTCGCGATCGTGGCGGTGGGCATCCTGCCGGTGATCCTCCTATCCAAGACGATCGCCAAGTCCCGGCCCGGCGAGTAA
- a CDS encoding CheR family methyltransferase, translating to MTPEDFQKLSALLKSQSGLVLGQDKAYLAESRLTPVARTWGFTDAKALIRALVRREGKGADSKLLLEVVEAMTTNESFFFRDQRPFDQLRDVILPSLLASRGSNKRLRIWSAACSSGQEPYSIAMILNDMQHKLRDWRIEIIATDLSRPILHRATEGRYTQFEVQRGLPVTLLAKYFTQDGDQWRISDQLRRMVTFKVHNLLDGPGALGKFDIVFCRNVLIYFDQATKGKVLESIAKHLAEDGFLTLGGAETVLGVTDKFKMVDGQRGLYARTDGTATALKSPSVGRAGAA from the coding sequence ATGACCCCCGAGGACTTTCAGAAGCTGTCGGCATTGCTTAAGAGCCAGTCGGGTCTCGTACTTGGCCAAGACAAGGCGTATCTGGCCGAAAGCCGCCTGACACCGGTGGCGCGGACCTGGGGCTTTACCGATGCCAAGGCGCTGATCCGCGCCCTGGTGCGCCGGGAGGGCAAGGGCGCCGATTCCAAGCTGCTGCTTGAGGTGGTCGAGGCGATGACCACCAACGAGTCCTTCTTCTTTCGCGACCAGCGGCCATTCGACCAGCTGCGCGACGTTATCCTGCCGTCGCTCCTGGCCTCCCGGGGATCGAACAAACGCTTGCGGATCTGGTCAGCGGCCTGCTCCAGCGGGCAGGAACCCTACTCGATCGCGATGATCCTGAACGACATGCAGCACAAGCTGCGCGACTGGCGGATCGAGATCATCGCCACCGACCTGTCGCGGCCGATCCTGCACCGCGCGACCGAGGGGCGCTACACCCAGTTCGAGGTGCAGCGGGGCTTGCCCGTCACCCTGCTTGCCAAGTACTTCACCCAGGATGGCGACCAGTGGCGGATCAGCGATCAGCTACGCCGTATGGTTACCTTCAAGGTGCACAACCTGCTGGACGGCCCGGGCGCACTCGGCAAGTTCGACATTGTATTTTGCCGCAACGTGCTGATCTATTTCGACCAGGCGACCAAGGGCAAGGTGCTGGAAAGCATCGCCAAGCATCTGGCGGAGGATGGTTTCCTGACCCTGGGCGGGGCTGAGACGGTGCTGGGCGTGACCGACAAGTTCAAGATGGTCGACGGCCAGCGTGGGCTCTACGCCCGGACCGACGGGACCGCCACGGCGCTGAAAAGCCCAAGCGTTGGTCGCGCTGGCGCCGCCTAG
- the ctrA gene encoding response regulator transcription factor CtrA — protein MRVLLVEDDSAMAQSIETMLKSEGYICDTTDMGEDGLEIGKLYDYDIIILDLMLPDIDGYEVLRRMRAAKINTPILILSGLSGLDDKLKGLGFGADDYLTKPFDKRELVARIQAIVRRSKGHSESIIRTGKIAVNLDARTVEVEGQPLHLTGKEYGILELLSLRKGTTLTKEMFLNHLYGGMDEPELKIIDVFVCKLRKKLANATGGANYIETVWGRGYMLRDPEMASDKVKA, from the coding sequence ATGCGTGTCCTCCTCGTCGAAGACGACAGCGCCATGGCGCAGAGCATCGAAACGATGCTCAAGTCGGAAGGCTATATCTGCGATACCACCGACATGGGGGAGGATGGGCTCGAGATCGGCAAGCTGTACGATTACGACATCATCATCCTCGACCTCATGCTGCCGGACATCGACGGCTACGAGGTGCTGCGCCGCATGCGCGCGGCCAAGATCAACACGCCGATCCTGATCCTCTCCGGCCTGTCCGGGCTGGACGACAAGCTGAAGGGCTTGGGGTTCGGCGCCGACGACTACCTGACCAAGCCGTTCGACAAGCGCGAACTGGTAGCGCGGATCCAGGCGATCGTGCGGCGGTCCAAGGGCCACAGCGAAAGCATCATCCGCACCGGCAAGATCGCCGTCAATCTGGACGCCCGCACGGTCGAGGTGGAAGGTCAGCCATTGCACCTGACCGGTAAGGAATACGGCATCCTGGAGCTGCTGTCGCTGCGCAAGGGCACGACGCTGACCAAAGAAATGTTCCTCAACCACCTCTACGGCGGCATGGACGAGCCGGAGCTGAAGATCATCGACGTGTTCGTCTGCAAGCTGCGCAAGAAGCTCGCCAATGCCACCGGCGGCGCCAACTACATCGAGACGGTGTGGGGCCGCGGCTATATGCTGCGCGACCCGGAAATGGCGTCGGATAAGGTTAAGGCGTAA
- a CDS encoding NCS2 family permease, which translates to MLNQLFKLDEMGTTAKREVLAGATTFLTMAYIIVVNPGIISETGMDFGAVFVATCIAAAFGSLVMGFYANYPIALAPGMGLNAYFTYAVVLGMGLSWQVALGAVFISGIIFLILSILPVREWIVNAIPRTLKMAISAGIGFFLGVIALTNAGIVVNSDATLVTLGDVTQVQPLLAALGFVLMIALDRRGVPGAVLIGILVIAAIGILLGISEFQGIFDLPPNPAPTFLQLDIVGALQTGIVTIIFAFLFVDFFDSSGTLVGLAHRAGLLTHDGKLEKLNRALVADSSATIVGSAMGTSTTTSYIESAAGIKAGGRTGLTAVVVAIFFLLALFFAPLAESIPSYATAPALMFVACLMARGLAEIDWEDPTEYAPGVVTALAMPLTYSIADGIGLGFLAYTATKLLSGRFSDVSPAVLLIAALFVLRFALLDL; encoded by the coding sequence ATGCTGAACCAGCTATTCAAACTGGATGAAATGGGCACCACCGCGAAACGGGAGGTGCTGGCGGGAGCGACCACGTTCCTGACGATGGCCTACATCATCGTCGTGAACCCCGGGATCATCTCGGAAACCGGGATGGACTTCGGGGCCGTGTTCGTCGCGACCTGCATCGCCGCGGCGTTCGGCTCGCTGGTGATGGGCTTTTATGCCAACTACCCGATCGCGCTCGCCCCGGGCATGGGGCTCAACGCCTATTTCACCTATGCCGTCGTGCTCGGCATGGGGCTGAGCTGGCAGGTCGCGCTGGGCGCCGTATTCATCTCCGGTATCATCTTTTTGATCCTGTCCATCCTGCCGGTGCGGGAATGGATCGTGAATGCCATCCCGCGCACGCTGAAGATGGCGATCTCGGCAGGCATCGGTTTCTTCCTCGGCGTGATCGCGCTAACCAACGCGGGCATCGTGGTCAATTCCGATGCAACGCTGGTGACCCTCGGCGACGTTACGCAAGTGCAGCCACTGCTGGCCGCGCTCGGCTTCGTCCTGATGATCGCGCTGGACCGCCGCGGCGTGCCAGGTGCGGTGCTGATCGGCATCCTGGTGATCGCGGCCATCGGCATCCTGCTCGGCATCTCCGAATTCCAGGGCATCTTCGACCTGCCGCCGAACCCGGCACCGACGTTCCTGCAATTGGACATCGTCGGCGCGCTGCAGACCGGGATCGTGACGATCATCTTCGCCTTCCTGTTCGTCGACTTCTTCGATTCCAGCGGTACGCTGGTCGGCCTCGCCCACCGCGCCGGACTGCTCACGCACGACGGCAAACTGGAGAAGCTGAACCGCGCCCTGGTCGCGGACTCCAGCGCGACCATCGTGGGCTCGGCGATGGGCACCTCGACCACCACCAGCTATATCGAGAGCGCCGCCGGCATTAAGGCTGGGGGACGCACAGGCCTGACGGCCGTCGTCGTCGCCATCTTCTTCTTGCTGGCGCTGTTCTTCGCGCCGCTGGCGGAATCGATCCCGTCCTACGCGACCGCCCCGGCGCTGATGTTCGTCGCCTGCCTGATGGCCCGCGGCCTGGCCGAGATCGACTGGGAAGACCCGACCGAGTATGCCCCGGGTGTCGTCACGGCGTTGGCGATGCCGCTGACCTATTCGATCGCCGACGGGATCGGGCTCGGCTTTCTCGCCTACACGGCGACCAAGTTGCTGTCCGGTCGTTTCTCCGACGTCTCGCCGGCTGTGCTGCTGATCGCCGCTCTGTTCGTGCTGCGCTTCGCGTTGCTCGACCTCTAA